One genomic window of Bacillus mycoides includes the following:
- a CDS encoding AlwI family type II restriction endonuclease: protein MTERKIWFITRPERDPKFHALALSALQEATNNFQHPWKGNRELHRRYEEVLGNRELKTPTISTDGSGGRTWVAMLKTFAYIYINESGYLVPTKVGKALLNRENVFENISKQILTLQIPNAYFMETGFRPKFVSYFKIRPARFLIKLANQKSLGYYVTKEEITYFVLTASKDNQLHQVTQNILKFRKANEEEKKQIKMGIAEQYEHRSRSDSAARGFETAHSDVAHTFMLLCDYTGFVEYIRGECLRVNPIHIEEITQKIEEYDKRYPFNNRYQFSLERMAENNGLDIASYKATHFHDKKPATNKGKRTLLIQEALSGVSVLSEDNKDRAIELLEIAGFNPIESLSIIEEKLEEQGYAFSNEDFYEAYLSEKDNLAFEDKTGEILTQIGFTVVMRPKSTTGDHTEIEIVLLYGNNGLGLIDAKNYRSSKFSLPANLASHMASEYIPNYEGYQGRNVSFFGYIAADQIGGERNLGKITEKAKNHIAGREVKGFIMNAKTLLSFLDYCIENNLSKEERVLLFLRAINNKGFVTFPSLYKEINQN from the coding sequence ATGACAGAAAGAAAGATATGGTTTATTACCCGTCCAGAAAGAGACCCAAAATTTCACGCTCTTGCCCTCAGCGCACTACAAGAGGCCACAAATAATTTTCAACATCCTTGGAAAGGAAATAGAGAATTACATAGAAGGTATGAAGAAGTCCTAGGAAATAGAGAATTAAAAACACCTACTATTAGTACTGATGGTTCTGGCGGTCGTACATGGGTCGCCATGTTAAAAACATTCGCTTATATATACATAAATGAAAGTGGATATTTAGTTCCTACTAAGGTAGGTAAGGCTTTACTGAATAGAGAGAATGTGTTCGAAAATATTTCGAAACAAATTCTTACTTTACAAATACCAAATGCCTATTTTATGGAAACAGGGTTCAGACCGAAATTTGTATCTTATTTCAAAATTCGCCCAGCGCGTTTCCTAATTAAATTAGCCAATCAAAAATCACTAGGATATTATGTAACAAAAGAAGAAATAACTTACTTTGTGTTAACGGCGTCAAAGGATAATCAATTACATCAAGTAACGCAAAACATTCTAAAATTCCGTAAGGCAAATGAAGAAGAAAAAAAACAAATAAAAATGGGTATCGCCGAGCAATATGAACATCGTAGCCGCTCTGACAGTGCTGCACGTGGATTCGAAACAGCTCATTCAGATGTAGCACATACATTCATGTTACTTTGTGATTACACAGGATTTGTAGAATATATTCGTGGAGAATGCTTACGTGTTAACCCTATACACATTGAAGAAATAACACAAAAAATAGAGGAGTATGACAAACGATATCCTTTTAATAATCGTTATCAGTTTTCTTTAGAACGGATGGCCGAAAATAATGGACTAGATATAGCTAGCTATAAAGCAACTCATTTTCATGATAAAAAACCGGCTACAAATAAAGGTAAACGGACATTACTTATTCAAGAAGCTCTATCAGGAGTATCCGTTCTATCCGAAGATAACAAAGACAGAGCAATAGAATTACTAGAAATAGCTGGATTCAATCCAATTGAATCTTTATCAATTATTGAAGAAAAATTAGAAGAGCAAGGTTATGCATTCTCAAATGAAGACTTTTATGAAGCTTATTTATCAGAAAAAGATAATCTAGCGTTCGAGGACAAAACTGGTGAGATTTTAACTCAAATCGGGTTCACCGTTGTTATGCGACCAAAATCCACAACCGGTGATCATACGGAAATCGAAATTGTTTTATTATATGGAAATAATGGATTAGGGCTAATTGATGCTAAAAATTACCGTAGTAGTAAGTTCTCTCTTCCAGCAAACCTTGCTTCCCATATGGCAAGTGAATATATTCCAAATTACGAGGGATATCAAGGGAGAAATGTAAGCTTCTTTGGTTATATTGCAGCTGATCAAATCGGTGGAGAAAGAAATTTAGGTAAAATTACTGAAAAAGCTAAAAATCATATTGCTGGTCGTGAAGTAAAAGGTTTTATAATGAACGCAAAAACTTTATTAAGCTTCTTAGACTATTGTATAGAAAATAATTTATCAAAAGAAGAAAGAGTATTGCTATTCTTACGTGCAATTAACAATAAAGGATTCGTCACATTTCCTTCTCTATATAAGGAAATAAACCAAAACTAA
- a CDS encoding HNH endonuclease, translated as MNMVYLYLHQEYEQFVCLNNSMFKLQIPIYSKSYSPHFLRRFFELNKNAILFHYAKGYIKGISTVHEKVRVQGDDSFSLIVEFHNLEKPIRIRQYIQEFVHYLPEMYAAFQQDGTPNNGSLYPCPLELANYFFDKIQENKEIEFTGTEVLQQTHARIGHLLYKQKLLNIWAHNCAICSIKLPELLRASHAKPWKLSSSSEKTNPYNGLLLCVMHDALFDQGFISFNDHGKILISEKLPVEDYSKYNLNMNMSMSLSPMHKPFMQYHREKIFK; from the coding sequence ATGAATATGGTATATTTATATCTTCATCAGGAATATGAACAATTTGTATGCTTAAACAATTCAATGTTCAAATTGCAAATTCCAATATATTCAAAATCATATTCTCCCCATTTTTTGCGTCGTTTTTTTGAATTAAATAAAAATGCAATATTATTTCATTACGCAAAAGGGTATATAAAAGGAATTAGTACCGTCCATGAAAAAGTCCGTGTGCAAGGGGATGATTCATTCTCTTTAATAGTCGAATTCCACAATCTCGAAAAACCTATTCGTATCAGACAATATATACAAGAATTTGTACATTATTTACCCGAAATGTATGCTGCCTTTCAACAGGATGGCACACCTAACAATGGTTCATTATATCCTTGTCCGCTTGAGCTCGCAAACTACTTCTTTGACAAAATCCAAGAAAACAAAGAAATTGAATTTACTGGAACAGAGGTGCTTCAGCAAACTCATGCTAGAATAGGGCATTTACTTTACAAGCAAAAATTATTAAATATCTGGGCTCATAATTGTGCGATATGCTCAATTAAACTACCTGAATTATTAAGAGCTAGCCATGCTAAGCCATGGAAATTATCAAGCTCATCCGAGAAAACAAATCCATATAATGGCCTGTTATTATGTGTTATGCACGATGCACTTTTCGATCAAGGTTTTATAAGTTTTAATGATCATGGAAAAATACTCATTTCTGAAAAACTGCCTGTAGAGGATTATTCTAAATATAATTTAAACATGAATATGTCAATGTCACTTTCTCCAATGCATAAACCATTCATGCAATATCATCGTGAAAAGATATTTAAATAA